Part of the Gigantopelta aegis isolate Gae_Host unplaced genomic scaffold, Gae_host_genome ctg3088_pilon_pilon, whole genome shotgun sequence genome, TCTATTGATATATCTGATTTGTTTATAGTTATAATTCAGTTATTAAAGACTGTACATAAGTACTTatgttcatgttttaaaatattgtaacatGTCAACTCTACCAGTTCATACAAAGTTATAGTCTGTTACTAGAGTACATGTATCCACtgatgttacatgtataatgactaGTTTTTGTAGTAATATcataacatcattattataatgtcatatagtACACTATATTCCATCTTATAGCTCAATATACTAGAGTCAGTGACTAAGAGATGGAGCCACTCCCTCTCATTATGGAATGTGTCAACTACTACTGTATGGGTAATACAATTTGGAGGACTTACATACCCTGATGGTGAACTCAATGATACTACAGTGATAGAACTTAGTAAGTAGTGTCTATTGATGATAGTATTTGTTATATAGTACCCACACACATTATCAGTATTATCACAGTATGATATAGGAGTATTGACACACtaactgtttatattacaaACTAGTCTCATAACTCAATACTATTGTAAAATACTATATCTCTCACTGTAGTATGTAACGATGACCAGTGGACTGTAGGAGATGTCATAACTAACCTGACATCTACTGAAGAATATCAACTTAAGCTACAACAGAAGAGACATGGACAACCTCAACTTACTGTCCAATCTCCTACACGTCTTCAACCTTCATCTTCATCAGGTCAAGAATTAcaagagaaagatagagaaatTCAACATTTAACACAACAACTTGAAGTTACCAACAAAGAGCTACAAGATACCAAACAACAGCAGATAGATATGACAAGAGCTTATCAAGAGGACCttcaaacaaaagaaagacaACTACATCAACTACATCAAGAACTTCAAGAGAAACAACAAACTCAAGCTATACTTCAACATGAGCTAAGAGATCATGAAAATAGAGAAAGGTTACTTCAACAACAGCTACAAGAtcaagaagagagagaaagacgaCAGTCACAGCATAGtcaagagagagaaagagtacTATGTCAAGAACTTCAAGAGAAACAACAAACTCAAGCTAATCTTGAACTTGAGCACAGAAATAGAGAAAGGTTACTTCAACAACAACTACAAGAtcaagaagagagagaaagacgaCAGTTACAGGATAGtcaagagagagaaagagtacTACGTCAAGAGTGTGATGACCTTCACCAAGAACATGATGATTATCGTCAACAACATGATAATATTGAACAAGGTCTTCGTCAACAACTCCAAGAGTCAACTACTTCTCTTCAACAAACACGTCAAGGTAATGCCACTCTTCAACAACAAGTTCAACAGTTACAAGAACAGTCTCACTGGTTAGTGATGAAGGAGGAGATTGAGATGACTGACGAAGTTCTTGGGAAAGGAGGTTGGGGAGAAGTCAAGGTGGCCAAATTTCGTGGCCTTAGAGTAGCTGCCAAATGTCTTTATGAAGTTATCCTGTCACCATATAACATATCAGTTTTTACAAGAGAAATGGAGATTGCTGCTCGAGTACGTCATCCTAATCTCCTTCAGTTCATAGGAGCCACTAAAGTGGGTACTCCTATCATCCTCTCAGAACTAATGCCAACTAGTCTTCGCAAAGAGCTAGAAGCTGGTCCTCTACCCTCTCCTGCTGTTCTGACTATCAGTCAAGATATAGCCTGTGGTCTCAACTATCTCCACCTCTTTAAACCAGACCCTATATTACATAGAGATGTAGCACTGCTAATGTACTTCTTACTCGTGGTGATTACAGTTGGAGAGCCAAGGTATCAGACTATGGTTCAGCTAATCTTCAACCAATGATTGGTCATACAGTCAATCCAGGTAATCCAGTTTATTCTGCTCCAGAAGCTGGTGTACCAAGAGACCATTCTCCTGCAATGGATGTTTACAGTTATGGTGTTGTCTTGATTGAAATGATGATCTGTCGTATTCCTGAGGTAGCTCAGAGACAACTTCATATTAACAGTATTAGACAACCAATGTTTAAAGCTCTTATTGAGCGATGTTTGAAAGAGAATCGTAGAGAACGTCCGACAATGTCAGAGATCATAACAGACTTCAATGAAACCATTTAATAGTATACTAGTGtgtgttataattttagtaGTGAGGTTATTATAATAGTTAGTTTAGCTAttgtcattataataatattaccataTATGGACATTTTGCAGAGAAGTGAATGTTTAAATTATAACTCAACACTTTTCTGCCCTTTCACTTAGAGAAGGAAATAACAGACTATGTATATAGAGAGAGTGTTCATAGAGAAAGTTTTATCTGAAAAGTTAGTATTATTGACTGACATACagttatattaacaatataaaatataatgttatttatatagtatATGCTGGACTTCTTAATGTACAGATGTCTATATTAGGATGATAGTGAGCTGGTCCTGGagtagattttattaaatagaacattaatattatagttataatGCTGACTTGACCTTTTGTTGTGAGATGgtaaatgtatatagtgtaAGAAGGATAAGATGTCAGTGTAATATTAGTGGCCTCTAGTGTGTTATAACTGTTAGGAGCTGGTTGAATAGTTGAGCCTATTAGAAGATATAAGATCATACTTAAATGAAACATCTCTATAATGGACACTATGGAAGTCTAGTGTGACAGTCTGAACCTTAAGCCACATACTTAATGTTTAAGGTTTAGTGATAGgatcagtattaaaatatggtGATCTCAGACTGTCACACTGTACTTCTTTAGGACAATGTCATTAGTAGAGGTGTGTGTCCTCAATATAAAGGTCATTAAAGTATTAATAGTATGGgcctagaacaagtgtcctgaACTTCAGACTTATgatttattccaaattttattACCAAGAGGTAGAGTTGTTTTAATTCTCATAGAATAAGATGGTGCTGTCCTTGTAGTTAAAgattgacatccaattataT contains:
- the LOC121391912 gene encoding integrin-linked protein kinase 1-like, with the translated sequence MKEEIEMTDEVLGKGGWGEVKVAKFRGLRVAAKCLYEVILSPYNISVFTREMEIAARVRHPNLLQFIGATKVGTPIILSELMPTSLRKELEAGPLPSPAVLTISQDIACGLNYLHLFKPDPILHRDVALLMYFLLVVITVGEPRYQTMVQLIFNQ